In Nocardioides sp. InS609-2, a single genomic region encodes these proteins:
- the vioD gene encoding capreomycidine synthase, translated as MTVLGQVPAAALEDWFRVRYFDARVDISSSGVHPYTLGQVRGLTGLAAEELDDLVFRDSPSSGQDRLRTALIERFEPGPSHEPLVCNGSTEAILLAVSALVGAGDEVVVTTPSYHALTALAASAGATLVRWELDLTGGRPDLEALRSLIGPRTRAVIVNFPHNPSGITLTAPEYDELLAIVDHSNAYLLWDAAFAELVHEAEPLPDPSRTIERCVSFGTLSKAYGLPGLRVGWCIAPSTLAPELVRMRDYVTLNTSPLLEEIAARVIENADAVLGPRLAEVRGNRANVADWLAANGDIVAGVAPGGGVTFFPQVLGLEDTRPLCEVLADEHSVLTVPGECFDHPDRVRLGFGAPGPDVAAGLDVFARVVRQWSRR; from the coding sequence GTGACCGTTCTGGGACAGGTCCCCGCGGCCGCGCTCGAGGACTGGTTCCGCGTGCGCTACTTCGACGCACGCGTGGATATCAGCAGCAGCGGGGTCCACCCCTACACCCTCGGCCAGGTCCGTGGGCTGACCGGCTTGGCCGCCGAGGAGCTTGACGACCTGGTCTTCCGCGACTCCCCGTCGTCCGGGCAAGACAGGTTGCGCACTGCGCTGATCGAGAGGTTCGAGCCGGGTCCGAGCCACGAGCCGCTGGTGTGCAACGGCTCCACGGAAGCCATCCTCCTGGCGGTCTCCGCCCTCGTCGGCGCCGGCGACGAGGTCGTGGTCACTACGCCGAGTTACCACGCGCTCACAGCGCTCGCCGCGTCGGCAGGCGCGACGCTGGTCAGGTGGGAGCTCGACCTGACGGGCGGTCGGCCCGACCTCGAGGCGTTGCGCTCGCTGATCGGTCCCCGCACCCGCGCCGTCATCGTCAACTTCCCGCACAACCCCAGTGGGATCACCCTCACCGCACCCGAGTACGACGAGCTCCTCGCGATCGTCGACCACAGCAACGCCTACCTGCTGTGGGATGCCGCCTTCGCCGAACTGGTGCACGAGGCCGAGCCCCTGCCCGATCCCTCGCGCACCATCGAGCGTTGCGTCTCCTTCGGCACCCTCTCCAAGGCGTACGGCCTGCCGGGGCTGAGGGTGGGATGGTGCATCGCGCCGTCCACGCTTGCCCCTGAGCTGGTCCGGATGCGCGACTACGTCACCCTCAACACCTCGCCCCTGCTGGAGGAGATCGCGGCGCGGGTGATCGAGAACGCCGACGCCGTGCTCGGGCCGCGACTGGCGGAGGTCCGGGGGAACCGTGCCAACGTGGCGGACTGGCTGGCGGCCAACGGCGACATCGTGGCCGGGGTCGCCCCCGGCGGGGGCGTAACCTTCTTCCCGCAGGTCCTTGGGCTCGAGGACACCAGGCCGCTGTGCGAGGTCCTGGCCGACGAGCACAGCGTCCTCACCGTCCCCGGCGAGTGCTTCGACCACCCGGACCGGGTTCGGCTTGGCTTTGGCGCTCCCGGGCCCGACGTGGCCGCCGGGCTGGACGTCTTCGCGCGCGTCGTCCGGCAGTGGAGCCGGCGATGA
- a CDS encoding amino acid adenylation domain-containing protein translates to MTSLGDLTALEHGEQRHYPRDDTLPAQVTAWAGRTPHARAVVAPGGVLTYRQLIERSTRLCHGLRAHGVAAGDVLAVQEGRTTERIVTYLAILMAGASYLPLDDLNPPERNAFMVADSGAVAVLAPADRDPQVPVPVIDVARAVRSGDASSPGDLPTGTASDTAYVMYTSGSTGRPKGIAVPHHAITRLVVNTDYLTLGPGDVVAHGSNASFDAATFEIWGALLNGATLVGLDTEDMLVHHQLTRFVGEHSVSALFLTTAVFHAHADEAPAALSKVGTVLVGGEVVDPGAVAAVLGASGARVLHVYGPTEATTFSTSLDVQPRHLAADRLSIGRPVANTQVAILREGERVPVGDVGELHIGGDGLARGYVGRDELTRELFVPDPLDPQRTLYRTGDSARWNEDGTVDFLGRMDNQVKLRGFRVELGEVEAALRAHPGVADACVVVQGTGALQRLVGYVATARSGDTDYHEILARSLPPFMLPSQVVELSSLPRTSNGKVDRHGLARFQDRPSTSPTRTSEEATP, encoded by the coding sequence GTGACGAGTCTCGGTGACCTGACGGCGCTCGAGCATGGAGAGCAACGACACTACCCGCGGGACGACACCCTGCCCGCACAGGTCACCGCCTGGGCAGGTCGCACCCCGCACGCACGCGCCGTCGTCGCCCCCGGCGGCGTCCTGACCTACCGGCAGCTCATCGAGCGGTCGACCCGGCTGTGCCACGGCCTTCGCGCGCACGGCGTCGCGGCCGGCGACGTCCTGGCCGTGCAGGAGGGTCGCACGACCGAGCGCATCGTGACCTACCTTGCGATCCTCATGGCCGGCGCCAGCTACCTCCCGCTCGACGACCTAAACCCCCCCGAACGCAACGCCTTCATGGTCGCCGACAGCGGCGCTGTCGCCGTCCTCGCTCCCGCCGACCGCGACCCGCAGGTGCCCGTGCCGGTCATCGACGTCGCGAGAGCCGTGCGCAGCGGTGACGCCAGCAGTCCGGGCGATCTGCCCACCGGCACCGCCAGCGACACGGCGTACGTCATGTACACGTCCGGTTCCACCGGACGCCCTAAGGGCATCGCCGTCCCTCACCACGCGATCACGCGGCTCGTGGTCAACACCGACTACCTGACGCTAGGGCCCGGCGACGTCGTTGCGCACGGGTCCAACGCCAGCTTCGACGCCGCGACCTTCGAGATCTGGGGCGCCCTGCTCAACGGCGCGACGCTCGTCGGCCTCGACACCGAGGACATGCTGGTTCACCATCAGCTGACCCGCTTCGTCGGCGAGCACTCCGTGTCAGCGCTCTTCCTGACGACCGCGGTCTTCCACGCCCACGCCGACGAGGCGCCGGCAGCCCTCAGCAAGGTCGGCACGGTGCTCGTCGGCGGTGAAGTGGTGGACCCTGGTGCGGTCGCAGCGGTTCTCGGCGCCAGCGGCGCGAGGGTTCTCCATGTGTACGGCCCCACCGAGGCGACGACCTTCAGCACCAGTCTCGACGTCCAGCCCCGGCACCTCGCGGCCGACCGGCTGTCCATAGGCCGGCCGGTGGCTAACACCCAGGTCGCCATCCTGCGCGAGGGCGAGCGCGTCCCAGTCGGCGACGTCGGTGAGTTGCACATCGGCGGCGACGGCCTGGCGCGAGGGTACGTCGGAAGGGACGAGCTCACACGGGAGCTGTTCGTCCCCGACCCCCTCGACCCACAGCGGACCCTCTACCGCACCGGCGACTCCGCCCGGTGGAACGAGGACGGGACCGTTGACTTCCTGGGTCGCATGGACAATCAGGTCAAGTTGCGCGGGTTCCGCGTAGAGCTCGGAGAGGTCGAGGCCGCCCTGCGCGCGCACCCCGGTGTGGCCGATGCCTGCGTGGTCGTCCAGGGGACCGGCGCGCTCCAGCGGCTCGTCGGCTACGTCGCCACGGCACGCAGCGGTGACACCGACTACCACGAAATCCTGGCCCGCTCGCTGCCCCCGTTCATGCTGCCCTCGCAGGTCGTGGAGCTGAGCTCGCTCCCCCGCACCAGCAACGGCAAAGTCGACCGCCACGGCCTCGCCCGGTTCCAGGACAGACCCTCGACATCCCCGACGCGGACCAGTGAGGAAGCCACGCCGTGA
- a CDS encoding phosphopantetheine-binding protein: protein MAVPLTCASEDASSDESLWLRAFKDVLALDDLSEAELDDLTEDSDFFRSGGYSLLIPQLVSRYEALAGWRPPVRLVFEFSSPRELERETATRREPADTGGP from the coding sequence ATGGCCGTGCCGCTCACCTGCGCGTCGGAGGACGCGTCATCCGACGAGTCGCTCTGGCTCCGGGCCTTCAAAGACGTGCTCGCACTCGACGACCTCAGCGAGGCCGAGCTCGACGATCTCACCGAGGATAGCGACTTCTTCCGGTCGGGCGGCTACTCCCTCCTCATCCCGCAGCTGGTCAGCCGCTACGAAGCGCTCGCGGGATGGCGTCCGCCGGTACGCCTGGTGTTCGAGTTCAGCTCCCCCCGGGAGCTCGAGAGGGAGACGGCGACGAGACGCGAGCCGGCCGACACGGGGGGACCGTGA
- a CDS encoding phosphopantetheine-binding protein: MLETAGSDQVVDCLVTTYRSVLEVEDVDADSDFFELGGHSVLAGRVVAQVRDQLGIPVSLRDVFTARTPRGISEAVSGRDPLPH; encoded by the coding sequence ATGCTCGAAACAGCAGGATCCGACCAAGTGGTCGACTGCCTCGTCACCACCTACCGTTCCGTCCTCGAGGTCGAGGACGTCGACGCCGACTCCGACTTCTTCGAGCTGGGTGGTCACTCGGTTCTAGCCGGCCGCGTGGTCGCCCAGGTCCGCGACCAGCTGGGCATCCCCGTCTCGCTGCGCGACGTGTTTACAGCGCGCACGCCGCGAGGCATCTCCGAGGCGGTCAGCGGTCGCGACCCCCTTCCGCACTGA
- a CDS encoding condensation domain-containing protein has protein sequence MSVEGAVHRGPTSLAEEVRLRGTFSHWHNLLYEIWWLTGPLEVNAVRDAWRRVCLRHDAMRRTYASPVEALTHRDPVAEVELHTADTDDEAAAIMRRSLGTPFDLGGDRFTRIVLVQRDDQRHLLGISVDHVISDEMSWQYLMQDFNVQYRQALERTAPDTAESRTYRDFASAMREDFDGAWGSERREFWTGYTRDFGNIPPSFSLQGESKAEPDMTTLALDLPADGTAMVCASASQARATPFSVIASAMLSSMQEVSGEDAAGLLFHHHGRFTPGCYGTLGLFTQGVPVHLRGTSPSRLDTVRDVFHRSVQTSDHILSLDIAGDTWSRSLISPRASEVFLGVTEGRNASTNVRLPGITAESVEMKFDGAAAGKDTIVFVWTLRESHPHVTATYNRNLFPDESVDRLLRLAAAHAVEPLEQA, from the coding sequence GTGAGCGTCGAGGGCGCAGTCCACCGCGGCCCGACGTCGCTTGCCGAGGAGGTGCGGCTTAGGGGTACCTTCTCGCACTGGCACAACCTCCTCTACGAGATCTGGTGGCTGACCGGTCCGCTCGAGGTCAACGCCGTCCGCGACGCGTGGCGACGGGTGTGCCTGCGCCACGACGCGATGCGCCGCACCTACGCCTCGCCCGTCGAGGCGCTGACGCACCGCGACCCTGTGGCCGAGGTCGAGCTACACACTGCCGACACCGATGATGAGGCGGCGGCGATCATGCGCCGCAGCCTCGGGACCCCGTTTGACCTGGGCGGCGACCGCTTCACACGCATCGTCCTCGTGCAGCGAGACGACCAGAGGCACCTGCTCGGCATCTCGGTCGACCACGTCATTAGCGACGAGATGTCCTGGCAGTACCTCATGCAGGACTTCAACGTCCAGTACCGCCAGGCGCTCGAACGCACCGCGCCCGACACGGCGGAGAGCAGGACCTACCGCGACTTCGCGTCGGCGATGCGCGAGGACTTCGACGGCGCGTGGGGCAGCGAGCGCCGGGAGTTCTGGACCGGCTACACGCGCGACTTCGGGAACATCCCCCCATCGTTCTCCCTCCAGGGCGAGTCCAAGGCCGAGCCGGACATGACGACGCTCGCACTGGACCTGCCCGCCGACGGCACGGCCATGGTCTGCGCCTCCGCAAGCCAGGCGCGCGCCACGCCGTTCTCTGTCATCGCGTCCGCGATGCTGAGCAGCATGCAGGAGGTGTCGGGCGAGGACGCGGCGGGCCTCCTTTTCCACCACCACGGGCGCTTCACCCCGGGGTGCTACGGCACGCTCGGGCTGTTTACCCAGGGGGTCCCCGTTCACCTGAGGGGCACCTCCCCGTCCCGACTGGACACGGTGCGCGACGTCTTCCATCGCAGCGTCCAAACTTCCGACCACATCCTCTCGCTCGACATCGCAGGCGACACCTGGTCCAGATCGCTCATTTCGCCGCGGGCGTCGGAGGTTTTCCTCGGAGTCACGGAGGGGCGCAACGCCAGCACCAACGTGCGGCTGCCCGGGATCACGGCCGAGTCCGTCGAGATGAAGTTTGATGGCGCGGCCGCCGGGAAGGACACCATCGTGTTCGTCTGGACGCTCCGCGAGTCGCATCCGCACGTTACGGCTACCTACAACCGCAACCTCTTCCCCGACGAGTCCGTCGACCGTCTGCTCCGCCTAGCGGCCGCGCACGCGGTCGAGCCGCTCGAGCAGGCCTGA
- a CDS encoding cytochrome P450 has protein sequence MMPNADQACLHDANQGRHNAEIRLIALAHGAGPGLRALTAASTGYAGAKGMLWQRRSTACPPDREDDMFQLFERPGPLEPPSIYEEMRKKAPVARVPVPRFENAWLVTSYDAVATVLSDPRFGGAPPDRATAKDKVASADGHARMRRLVTRGLTARRVEAVRPRVEEMASGYVARMAAQKADAEHPVDLIETFSAPLAINVLGEFLGVPLEERAALRGWAEEALLIGNVPNGERMRQGVAALEAYATDLVAAKRKSPGDDLLTDLIAVRDTDDGRLSDEELTSLIMVLLEGGYLSPRNAISVAVMQGIAEGRTSETDPDVDEVLRLLAGLTGEALPRWVQQDLTLEGQQLAAGDMVLARLEAANRDPEKFRDPHRYVPGRGVPHLTFGRGPHHCLGAALARMELATALTVLAREVPGLRLETAIEDVPWSYGFADAGPATLHVSW, from the coding sequence ATGATGCCGAACGCGGACCAAGCGTGCCTGCACGACGCTAACCAGGGCCGCCACAACGCCGAGATCCGGTTGATCGCATTGGCGCACGGAGCCGGCCCGGGGCTGAGGGCGCTGACAGCTGCTAGTACCGGCTATGCCGGAGCCAAGGGCATGCTCTGGCAGCGCCGTTCCACGGCGTGTCCACCAGACCGAGAGGACGACATGTTCCAGCTCTTCGAACGGCCCGGGCCGCTTGAGCCGCCGTCCATCTACGAGGAGATGCGGAAGAAGGCGCCAGTGGCACGCGTCCCCGTCCCCCGGTTCGAAAACGCCTGGCTCGTCACGTCGTACGACGCGGTGGCGACCGTGCTCTCCGACCCCCGTTTCGGCGGGGCTCCACCGGACAGGGCGACTGCCAAGGACAAGGTTGCCAGCGCCGACGGGCACGCGCGCATGCGTCGGCTCGTGACCCGCGGGCTCACTGCTCGCCGGGTGGAGGCGGTGCGTCCGCGCGTCGAGGAGATGGCGAGCGGCTACGTCGCTCGAATGGCCGCGCAGAAGGCCGACGCGGAGCACCCCGTCGACCTGATCGAGACCTTCTCGGCGCCGCTGGCGATCAACGTGCTCGGCGAGTTCCTCGGCGTGCCGCTGGAGGAGAGGGCAGCCCTGCGCGGGTGGGCGGAGGAGGCGCTGCTGATCGGCAACGTGCCCAACGGCGAGCGGATGCGCCAGGGAGTGGCGGCGCTCGAGGCATACGCCACGGACCTCGTGGCCGCCAAGCGCAAGAGCCCGGGTGATGATCTGCTGACTGACCTCATCGCCGTGCGTGACACCGACGACGGGCGCCTCAGCGACGAGGAGCTCACCTCTCTGATCATGGTGCTGCTGGAGGGCGGCTACCTAAGTCCACGCAACGCCATCTCGGTGGCCGTCATGCAAGGCATCGCCGAGGGGCGCACGAGCGAGACCGATCCTGACGTCGACGAGGTGCTCCGACTTCTCGCGGGACTGACTGGCGAGGCACTGCCACGCTGGGTGCAGCAGGACCTGACGCTCGAGGGCCAGCAGCTCGCCGCCGGCGACATGGTGCTCGCTCGCCTGGAGGCGGCGAACCGGGACCCGGAGAAGTTCCGCGACCCGCACCGCTACGTCCCTGGGCGCGGTGTCCCTCACCTGACGTTCGGCCGCGGCCCTCACCACTGTCTGGGCGCCGCCCTCGCGCGGATGGAGCTGGCTACGGCACTCACCGTCCTCGCGCGCGAGGTGCCGGGGCTGCGGCTGGAGACCGCTATCGAGGACGTCCCCTGGTCCTACGGGTTCGCCGACGCCGGCCCGGCCACCCTGCACGTGTCCTGGTGA
- a CDS encoding MFS transporter: MENSTTPIVDPDAEQKPSRRLLFHNRDYTGWWIGQTLSDFGTALAVVAYPLLVLAVTGSAAGAGAVEAALSIGYVVTLLVGGALADRFSRRTLMLLSPTIQAVAVSTVTIAVLTDRVTIPHIVLVGFLQGLAGGLSGGAEYAALRRVVDQDQLPTAFSLMQARGMVIGLIGPAVGGLLYGVARFLPFLVDAISFVINIVGVMIIRRPLGPDLDEKEPREPVLQSIGEGLRFIMGNAYLRFVTIWAALINACAAGLFILVIVLVHTRGGSPALVGAVNAIGAVGGLVGALVAAKIVRTLPGRLLVIAASWLMALMVAGIAMVTNAWAIGVLMAILMFVVSPLNVLFSSYETRIIPDRLIGRASSAIEFGASSIRWVGALAAGVLASAIGPAAATGIFAGVLALIAVSTLIARGLRVLDTPLDQIVAD; this comes from the coding sequence ATGGAAAATTCGACCACGCCCATCGTGGACCCCGACGCCGAGCAGAAGCCCTCCCGGAGGCTTCTGTTCCACAACCGCGACTACACCGGGTGGTGGATCGGCCAGACGCTCTCGGACTTCGGCACCGCCCTGGCGGTCGTCGCCTACCCGCTGCTCGTCCTGGCGGTGACCGGCTCCGCTGCCGGCGCCGGAGCGGTCGAGGCGGCGCTCAGCATCGGCTACGTGGTGACCCTGCTGGTCGGCGGTGCGCTGGCTGATCGCTTCTCGCGCCGAACGCTCATGCTGCTGAGCCCGACAATTCAGGCGGTCGCAGTCAGCACCGTCACGATCGCCGTGCTCACCGACCGGGTGACGATCCCGCACATCGTGCTCGTCGGGTTCCTGCAGGGGCTCGCGGGCGGTCTCTCCGGGGGCGCTGAGTACGCCGCCCTGCGCCGGGTGGTGGACCAGGACCAGCTTCCCACCGCCTTCTCGCTGATGCAGGCCCGGGGAATGGTCATCGGGTTGATCGGACCGGCGGTGGGAGGACTGCTCTATGGGGTGGCGAGATTCCTGCCGTTCCTCGTCGACGCGATCTCCTTCGTGATCAACATCGTCGGCGTCATGATAATCCGCCGGCCGCTCGGTCCCGACCTCGACGAGAAGGAGCCGCGGGAGCCGGTGTTGCAGAGCATCGGCGAAGGCCTCCGCTTCATCATGGGCAACGCCTACCTCCGATTCGTCACGATCTGGGCGGCCCTCATCAACGCCTGTGCGGCTGGACTGTTCATCCTCGTCATCGTCCTTGTGCACACGCGCGGTGGCAGCCCGGCGCTGGTCGGCGCGGTCAACGCCATCGGTGCCGTCGGTGGCCTCGTCGGCGCACTCGTCGCCGCCAAGATCGTCCGCACGCTCCCCGGCCGGCTGCTGGTCATCGCCGCCTCGTGGCTCATGGCGCTCATGGTCGCCGGGATCGCCATGGTCACCAACGCTTGGGCGATCGGAGTGCTGATGGCGATCCTGATGTTCGTCGTCTCCCCCCTCAACGTGCTCTTCTCCTCTTACGAGACGCGGATCATTCCCGATCGGCTGATCGGCCGGGCCTCCAGCGCCATCGAGTTCGGCGCGTCGTCGATCCGGTGGGTCGGCGCGCTGGCCGCGGGCGTCCTCGCCTCGGCGATCGGCCCAGCCGCCGCGACCGGGATCTTCGCCGGGGTGCTGGCCCTCATTGCCGTGAGCACACTGATCGCCCGCGGCCTCCGCGTACTCGACACCCCGCTCGACCAGATCGTGGCCGACTAG
- a CDS encoding acyl carrier protein — protein MDRSSDAQPDQVATLTEIWRQALDKPGLDEDSDVFENGGTSLHVLQVAGQIYQQLGTNVSLRDVFTHTTPRSLATLLYGDSEA, from the coding sequence ATGGATCGATCGAGCGACGCGCAGCCCGACCAGGTGGCGACCCTGACGGAGATCTGGCGACAGGCCCTGGATAAGCCGGGACTCGACGAGGATTCCGACGTATTCGAGAACGGCGGCACGTCGCTGCACGTGCTCCAGGTCGCCGGCCAGATCTACCAGCAGCTCGGCACCAACGTGAGCCTGCGCGACGTCTTCACCCACACCACGCCGCGCAGCCTGGCCACCCTCCTGTACGGCGACTCGGAGGCGTGA
- a CDS encoding metallophosphoesterase: MAGLLLAMSDLQVSNPDNRRFNGAIKPGGPVQVAPVFVLYGYNFRAPGTTSQAESFAVAYKWGVVCIDEVLLHPESNPDGATWCRARAAHTEQRLARRDPGFLTVLVSHWPLSRRPSEILRHPKFAQWCGTEFIRGWHTRYRAVFAVYGHLHVPRTILYGSVLFEEVSRGYPEEWRARSRSRPPAVCTVLPEAPAC, encoded by the coding sequence ATGGCCGGCCTCCTTCTCGCGATGAGCGACCTGCAAGTGTCGAACCCGGACAACCGGCGATTTAACGGGGCCATCAAGCCGGGCGGTCCGGTCCAGGTCGCTCCGGTCTTCGTTCTCTACGGCTACAACTTCCGGGCCCCGGGCACCACGTCGCAGGCGGAGTCGTTTGCCGTCGCCTACAAGTGGGGCGTAGTCTGCATCGACGAGGTCCTGCTGCACCCCGAGTCCAACCCCGACGGGGCGACCTGGTGCCGAGCACGTGCGGCCCACACCGAGCAGAGACTGGCCCGCCGGGATCCCGGGTTCCTCACGGTCCTGGTCTCGCACTGGCCGCTGAGCCGTCGGCCCTCGGAGATCCTCCGTCACCCGAAGTTCGCCCAGTGGTGCGGCACGGAGTTCATCCGGGGGTGGCATACGCGCTACCGGGCCGTCTTCGCGGTTTACGGCCACCTGCACGTGCCGCGGACCATCCTGTACGGCAGCGTGCTCTTCGAGGAGGTCTCGCGGGGATACCCCGAGGAGTGGAGAGCCCGGTCCCGGTCCCGACCCCCGGCTGTGTGCACCGTCCTCCCCGAAGCACCCGCGTGCTAA
- the gntD gene encoding guanitoxin biosynthesis L-enduracididine beta-hydroxylase GntD — MTLTGPDIDGIHRLVGEITEKYTSVEDPELLRHAPVLAHELPPRVRGFLNDFRLTEPSGVAVISGLPIDQERIGSTPAHWRDRDTVSSALPQEMFFLLCGTLLGDPFGWSTQQDGYLMHDVLPIKADEDDQLGSGSKQLLWWHTEDAFHPFRGDYVGLLCLRNPDNVETTVAMADSIPWDEVDVDHLFQPLFHIRPDESHLPKNKVDRDVPPEIQELLDAAYARITEMNTRAEKRPVLSGSARSPYMCLDPYFMDVDRLEEPARGAIQGLIDAIDRVLEPVVLEPGDLCFVDNYKAVHGRNPFTARYDGNDRWLKRICVTRNLRNSREARLSSSDRIIF, encoded by the coding sequence ATGACGTTGACAGGGCCCGATATCGATGGCATTCACCGGTTGGTCGGTGAGATCACCGAGAAGTACACCTCAGTGGAGGACCCCGAGCTGCTGCGCCACGCACCCGTCCTCGCACACGAGCTCCCCCCGCGCGTCCGCGGCTTCCTCAACGACTTCCGGCTCACCGAGCCCAGCGGCGTCGCGGTCATCTCCGGCCTCCCGATCGACCAGGAGCGGATCGGCAGCACGCCCGCGCACTGGAGGGATCGCGACACGGTCTCCTCCGCCCTGCCGCAGGAGATGTTCTTCCTCCTGTGCGGCACTCTGCTCGGCGACCCGTTCGGCTGGTCGACCCAGCAGGACGGCTACCTCATGCACGACGTGCTCCCGATCAAGGCCGACGAGGACGACCAGCTCGGCTCGGGGAGCAAGCAGTTGCTCTGGTGGCACACCGAAGATGCGTTCCACCCGTTCCGCGGCGACTACGTCGGACTCTTGTGCCTGCGCAACCCCGACAACGTCGAGACCACCGTCGCTATGGCGGACTCGATCCCGTGGGACGAGGTCGACGTCGATCACCTCTTCCAGCCGCTCTTCCACATCAGGCCCGACGAGTCGCATCTGCCGAAGAACAAGGTCGACCGCGACGTTCCCCCAGAGATCCAGGAGCTCCTCGACGCCGCCTACGCACGGATCACCGAGATGAACACGCGGGCCGAGAAGCGACCGGTTCTCTCGGGGTCTGCCAGATCTCCCTACATGTGCCTCGACCCCTACTTCATGGACGTGGACCGCCTGGAGGAGCCGGCCCGGGGTGCGATCCAGGGACTCATCGACGCCATCGACCGGGTGCTCGAGCCGGTCGTACTCGAGCCCGGCGACCTCTGCTTCGTGGACAACTACAAGGCGGTGCACGGCCGCAATCCGTTTACTGCTCGCTACGACGGCAACGACCGCTGGCTCAAGCGGATCTGTGTCACCCGAAACCTCCGCAACTCCCGCGAGGCGAGGCTGTCGAGCTCGGACCGCATCATCTTCTGA
- a CDS encoding cupin domain-containing protein, producing MNKHGIELTIYAPANRSATVARVEVQRGHFQEFYNTRSTYLYYVVSGSGTFYVDDQPHPVGPSDLVTVLPGSRVHYFGSMELVLTVAPAFDERDEHHVRFISETESPHH from the coding sequence GTGAACAAGCACGGGATCGAACTGACCATCTACGCGCCGGCCAACCGGTCGGCCACCGTGGCGAGGGTCGAGGTGCAGCGCGGCCACTTCCAGGAGTTCTACAACACCCGTAGCACGTACCTCTACTACGTTGTCAGCGGCAGCGGCACGTTCTACGTCGACGACCAGCCTCACCCGGTCGGACCGTCCGACCTGGTCACCGTGCTCCCCGGTAGCAGGGTCCACTACTTCGGCAGCATGGAGCTAGTGCTCACCGTCGCCCCGGCCTTCGACGAACGCGACGAGCACCACGTCAGGTTCATCAGCGAGACCGAAAGCCCGCACCACTGA
- a CDS encoding 4'-phosphopantetheinyl transferase superfamily protein — protein MLSQLLPEGVVSVEAFEDDLETVVFPGEEEYVVAPHSARGREFVTARRCAREALEQLGFPPAPIRVGARREPLWPDGVVGAITHCPGYRAAAVSRSIASVGMDAEPNGPLPPGVLEQVASLAERKALDGLAREDSTVNWDRLLFTAKEAVYKAWFPLTGRWLGFEDAVVVIDRAAGTFHADLMTPGVRRDTGVEFHAFDGTFRAVGGLLLSAVTFP, from the coding sequence GTGCTAAGCCAGCTTCTGCCCGAGGGCGTCGTCTCGGTTGAGGCCTTCGAGGACGATCTCGAGACCGTGGTCTTCCCCGGTGAGGAGGAGTACGTCGTCGCACCGCACTCAGCCCGTGGACGCGAGTTCGTCACCGCACGTCGCTGTGCCCGAGAGGCCCTTGAGCAGCTCGGCTTCCCTCCGGCACCCATCCGTGTTGGAGCGCGGCGGGAACCCCTGTGGCCGGACGGCGTGGTCGGCGCCATCACGCACTGCCCTGGCTACCGTGCGGCCGCTGTGAGCCGCAGCATTGCTTCCGTGGGTATGGACGCCGAGCCCAATGGGCCGCTGCCCCCCGGCGTGCTCGAGCAGGTCGCCTCCCTCGCAGAGCGCAAGGCACTCGACGGGCTCGCGCGGGAGGACTCGACGGTGAACTGGGACCGTCTGCTGTTCACCGCCAAGGAGGCGGTCTACAAAGCATGGTTCCCGCTGACGGGTCGCTGGCTCGGCTTTGAGGACGCGGTCGTCGTCATCGACCGGGCAGCTGGGACCTTCCACGCGGACCTGATGACGCCCGGGGTCCGGCGCGACACAGGTGTGGAGTTCCACGCGTTCGACGGCACCTTCCGCGCCGTCGGAGGCCTGCTGCTGAGCGCCGTCACGTTCCCGTGA